A window of Sorex araneus isolate mSorAra2 chromosome 3, mSorAra2.pri, whole genome shotgun sequence genomic DNA:
TGCTGTTGAGATTTTACAAGGTTTCAGAAAAGTATTTAACTAGAAAATAAGCCAAATTGTgggcatgaaaataaaataattagaacatGACAGGTGTTGATGTGTTTTGATTAATGGAGTAGAGATTAATTTTCAGCTCCCTGTTAGTGAATATGGGAAATTTAAAATCTGcttcattttaaaagtaatagtTAACCCTAGTTTTAAAGGGCAGAAGCAGTGAGCCAAAGAACTCAATTGAGGTCTAattgtggggtggagggatagtaTAATTTACAGTGTACAACAGGTCTCTTTCCTCTCAATGTAGTTGTAGGCATCTGTCTCTTTTCAGTTTTGGATCGTGGTAGGTTTTATTTTTGCCTtggttattttcttcttataaatttaatttcatgACCCAAGAAGATATCTTTCATATCAGAAAGATCCTAAGTGTTCACTCACCATAACACCTATAGCTACCATGTCTatgctctctcattctctttggCCAACTGCAGCTTCAAGTGGAGGATCTCCAGCGATATAGTGATAATGCAGGCTTTTGCTGAGTGGGAGCAGTGGCTCTCCTGTTAAGGAGGAAAACTACTAAGCCTTAGTGTTCTGAGGAGGCATTTTGAATGACATGTTAATTAAGTGGTATTGGTGCCAGAGGCTGAGACTTTGATTTGGCACAAAATAAAAGATGAGTGACAGAGTGATTCCCTCAAAGAAAACTTTACATTTCctcatatattctttcttttaaaaaaaatttaaaaaacacacataaaCTAGATTTATagctaataataattattattatagcaGAAAATAGCAAACACATGTGGTCGGATCTATGTATCCAAATAGGCCAACTTTTCAAATTTAGTACTTTAAAACTtacatttacaaaaaaattttttaattacatatgtaattatttatgtaatttgttaaatgtaaaattttggtCAGTTTTAACCTCCACAGATGGAATTGTGTTCTTCTCAGCCCTTTTTAGCAAAACTTCAGCCTCTGATTAAAGAGGAAGATATAACTGTTgttgaagagaaaggaaaagcagaaacAGGGAACAAGGATGAAGTCAATGCCAGATTTCCCATTGATGGcctccaagaggaagaaaagcaCAAAGATTGTGATTTAGGAGATGTGAAAAAAACGCAGATTCATTTTGATCCAGAAGTAGTCCAAATAAAGGCTGGAAAAGCAGAAGTAAGAAGTTATGTTTTGGGgtatgttttttttggggggggtgatggCAGGTATATTTCTAAATCTTACTGTGTTTAAATTGTTAAAACTTGCATACTTATTGTTTATAGATTGACAGACGAATATCTGCATTTATTGAAAGAAAACAAGCTGAAATCAATGAAAATAACGTCAGGGAATTTTGCAATGTTATTGATTGTAACCAAGGTAACTACCTAGAAGTTCATTATAATCATAGGATTTTAAgcacagtttttgtttttattaaaatctatAATATGAAGAACACTATTTAATGAGTTTATAAACTAAGGAAAAAGAATTTCTGTTTAGTATAGACTGTTGCAGAAATGGTTTTCATTTTGGTcacataaaaaatcaaataaatgctAGTATTAAGAAACGCATGTTTACCCCAGGAGGAAGACTGATTCAGAGTTCCTTTAAGTAATGAAGGTGATGTGTGAGTGGCTGGGTTGCTCTCTCTAGTAAAAAGGAACTAAGCTATATAAATTTCTAGTTTGTAAATGTACTTACAAAATTATGTTAATGCCTTTAAGTAAACTTAGTAAAGTTAATGCTCCTCAAGAGGGAGCAGTTTTCTGACTGCTCCAGAGctgtttgaaatgtttttattatataacCAATGTGTCATGGTTCTTCATGAAGACTTTGATGTCTTATGTTTACTTCCTTTCTCTCATCATGCATACAGTTGCTATTTTTAAAACCAgattctcctttccctctccatcTAATACTACAGATAGATCTGCAGTTATACTGCACGATACAGAATAATGCAAAGCATTGTTAGAACTCGTACTCAGGCACTATAGTAATAATTTGAACAAATATTTCTTACGAAAATTTGTGGAAATGAGTTCATAATTGGAATGAACATTTTTCTTATTGCCTCTGCAATCTCTTAGCTAATTGTTATGAACATAATTGTCAGAAGAATCTAGATTTGACTCTTATTACGTTGACAGTGATTCGTTcttttaatagtaaaataaaacaggTTCAACTTGTCCATCTTGTTCAAAATTCCATCTTTTCAGCTGTTCATATTAGACATGACTAGCTCTAGATTTGCTATATTTTCCTGTTGGTCTTTCAGAACAGGTGCAATAGTGGTGAAATCTCAGGTACTGTGATCCAACTGCAAGCAGCCCATGAGAAGGGGTGTGTTGAGGGagcaagcacatgtgtcactaaTGTTATTCCTCTGTTCTCCCTGCTAACTCTATTATTATAAACCACCAGGGGATAGAAATTGACAAGAATTGAAATGCTCAGCAGGATTCCTTGGCCCATTCAATCCCTTGCTGGCTCAAAACAGTACTCGCAAGAATTGCTGTGGAGAGTGACTAACACTCATACATTCACTATCCACACCATGCTGAATTTCTCAGTGATGGGTCAGCTAatctatatatttgaaatatagctCTggaatagtgaatttttttttaactctttgctCCATGAAATGGTAAAAAGAGATTGAAGAAGTGATGTCCCTTTAACATCCTTTGAATTGCCTCCAAGGAAAACAAACAACTgttagtgtatatatacatatagatagataaacgtggatatatatgtatatggataaGTTAAATATGCAGTTTTATTTACAGTATTTCAGCAGAactattaaagataagtacttaGGCTGAAGAAATACTAATGTTTTGTAATGTTAGTACTTTCcattaaattaatgaattttttttttaacagtatcCTATTTCAGTTGTTCTTTACCATGGTAAAAGTGTCTTTTACCATGATCcgttttttattgtaaaatattcAAGAGAAGTTTTTTTAGAAAATGTAGCATAATACatggttttgttgaaatactttATCATGtttgacatatttatatattatgttaaCATCTTTCTAATCACCCCTTTGGTTTATAACTTATTTGTGGATAATCTCATTGAAAACAAATTGTACACTTCAACTTATTGGGGGAAAAGAGCCAATTTTCACAACTTGtctttcttaaaatttcattttttgaaagaGGCAGAATGTAAAGAGGTAAATGTCTTTTGTGATTAGATTTTTTAAGTGAGCATTGGCAATCTAGGGAAGGTGAAGAGGAATGTATTACACTTGAGGTTTCAAGATCGTTTTTGTGTGgagttatgaaataaaaaatgcgTTAATGTGTAATCCTTTTTATTAGATGTTCACTAATTTGATCTGTATGTAACATCAAAAgtgctatatatttaaaaaaagatattttagtggaagtactttgtttttaaatttctatgaTAAAGCAGTGAGTTGATGTATTTTTGGCTTAGAATGAAAACACTATCTAGAgtataaacattattttctccAAAACTGTGCAAGTGGTTTGTAGAAAGAcaggtttttatttaaaagtatattaagTGATGTCATTGTAATTGCTGACTTTTCTACATCTTGTTCTAGAAATtagatattattataaattttagagGGGAAAAGTCACTAAATTTTATCATGTATGTAatggtaatttatttttgaaattgttattttcttactatgaGTAGTATACAGATAGGAATTAGCAGAAGTTTATCAAAATGTCAACATTTTATATGAAGACTGTCTTTAAACTTTATACTCTACATTCTCCTTAGAAAATAGCTGTGCAAGGACTGATGCTGTTTTTACCCCTTACCCTGGATTTAAAAGTCATGTGAAAGGTAAGGATTTGCAAGATATCTTAACCGCCCACAGAAACTTATTCTAGATTATAAGCAAAGTGGAACAGAAGTAATTTCTGtgtttaaaatttacttattttataacaGAATCTAGCCTTTTATATGTGGGCTGTTGACTAGATggtttcataaaaagaaaataaagtgttaaAGGAGAAaggattttctgatttttaagatGTAAGTGTATGCAGGCTCAAAAGTCTCTTGACTTAGTTTCTAGAGTTGTGAATACATATGGACCCCAGACTAGACCTGAGGGAGCTCAAGGGCCAGGTCACAAACCTAATAGCCTGCTCCGGGACTGTGGCAATCAGGCGGTGGAAGAACGGCTACAGAACATTGAAGCTCACTTGAGGTTGCAGACAGGTAAGCAGAGTTCTGGGTGGGGCCCTGTGACACACCTTTGCAAGTGGCTACAGAAATTCCAGAAATTCATTTAGTCATCTCATTTTCCAGTGCACCTGTTATGGACAAAACATTCttactggacacacacacacacacacacagacatggtcTCTGTATGTCAAGGAATTTACAGATTTACAGTTCACATGTTAATGatgttcctcctcctctttcacaCTTTGCACCAATTGAGTGTTAATAGCATTGAAATAGGCTATAAATAGATCCAGGCATGCTATTACTAGCTGCAAACTAGGGCATTCTTTTTCCTGTCATCAGTTTCATAACTTAACAATGACCACCTCTTATTCTTATCACCCACTGTGCTAGGTACAAAGTGTTGATGAATATGATGCTAGTCCTCAAGGATCTCTCAGTGTGGATAagcatatgaataaataaataccataGAGAAAGTACcctaacatttattgaataatacTTAGTGCCCGTTACTCTGAAAGCATTATGTAcatgttggagcgatagcacagtggtagggcgtttgccttgcacgaagctgacctgggtttgattcttctgcccctctcggagagcccggcatgctacagagagtatcttgcccatatagcagagcctggcaagctacctgtggcgtatccaatatgccaaacacagtaacaacaaatcttataatggagacattactggtgcccgctccagcaaatcgatgagcaacaagatgacagtcacagtgacagatgacagtgatgctTGCTCCATATTTACTGAGTGCCTCTATGAGGTCCCGTGATGATACTGTCAGGTAAAAAACTGAGGTTCCGAGAGCCTGAGCAACATGCTCAAGGAAGTAAGTGATGACTAGACATCTACCTCAGATTTTCATTCACTACACAGTTAGAGACTCCCTTCTCAATTATATGCCAGGTCCTATGAATTCGTCATCTAAGTGTTTGTAAAATCTATCTACTTCTGGCAATCTTCCCAGCCACTACACTAATAAAAGTTACTAAGTGATGTTTCtggttatttagttttttttttagttctgtttttatttaacaTCTCCCAAGTGATGCTTAGGAGGTCCAGGGGCCCCTTCTGGCAATTCTTGGTTATTGGGGAGGGTAGTACAATGTTAGGGCCCAAAGATATGGTGTTCCTCCAGCCCTGTAATTCCAAGAAGTTCCTAGGCCACCCTGGCCATCCTCAGAGGGCCTTTGGAGCCATTCCTGGTAGAACATTCCTGGTTCAGGGACCTCAGGCTTACACCTCATAATACTCAGAGGCTGTGTGGGGCTCAGGAGTGAACTGAAGCCAGTCTTGATTTTGatgtttggaccacactcagtgttCCTGATGTGGTGTGTggggccacctctggcagtgcttgtgctTAGGaaattatgcagtgctgggggttgaacccagggttccCATCAGTAAAGCGTGTGTTCTAGccttttatctctccagctccagttttTAACCTTTCCTATACCTACGGACTGGCACCAGTCCTTGGACAGTGGCTTAAAACTGCTGCTCTAGACCGTTCTATTCCCAGTGGTCAAATCAGCTTCTTAGAACATCAGATCTTTTCAATCTCGTCATTCCTCAGCTAAAAATTCCTTTAATGGTTTTCTGTTGCCCTTATATTCACACCAAATCTTGTACTTACCCATTCATTTCATAAGAATTAAGTACCTCCCATAAGCCAACAACTTAAAGGCACTGAGATTACACGTGAACAAAACTACTACAGAAATTATTTGCTGCACTAAAAGAGAAGGGTTCTGGATTAAAAAAGCTTGAcccagagaggagaaaggagatcGGCTTGGGAAGGTGTTGTGATGCTGCTGCTTTATTGTAAATGTCATTCTAGACATGTGTCTGGGCTTCCCAATCATTCTGCTACACTCTGAGGCTTTCTGTGTCCATGCCGattctttgcttttccttcccAACCCCAGATTCATATGGattctattttttccctattattttaattaagtttatattgatttttccattggtttacaatactaaaTAAATTCCAGTAGTATAGCTTCCTCATCTATTTAGTCTCATAGCACCTGAGACTCACTGCTCTCCTTTATGAAGTTTAATAATAGGTGTCTCACATGCTGGATCAGTAAGTGCTTTATGAGCAGCTTTCTGTTGTGTTCATTGCTTTGTACCTAGCATAGTGCCCTGTCATAAGCCAGATACCTCCTCAGTTGTTTACTGAATCAGCCATTGTTTATTTCACCCTTGCAGAGAATGTGTAAAATGCAGTGAGGACAGACTTTTAGAGTTCAACTCAGGGAAAGTCAGGGATCATATCTCTAAGGAAGTAACAATTACCCCTTTGAATGGTTAGTAGGAATTTGTTAGTGGGCATGAGCAAACTATTTTGGAAAAAGAATGAATAGAATCTGCAATATATATGTAGGCACCAGCTGTGGTTTGGAGCATTCGGAATTTATTCTAGTCTGGAGTAGTTATTGTGTAGACATGGCTTATTAAGTGTATTAGTACCAACTAgttaatttttagttaattttgaaaaatacctGGTAAATGTCTATCGTGTGCCAAGCACTTTTATTTTAGAGTGTGGATCCTGTGGACTGAACCCAGCTCCTCATTTGTGTGAGTCATGCACTCTGCCACAGAGTTACACCGTTTAGTCTGCCAGACACTATTTTAGACACCAGGGATACCAAGTTGATGTCATCATAGACCCTGATTCCAAGATCTTTGCAGTCTGTTTGGGAGTGTAGAGATGAATAGGGAAACGGAATAGTACAGAGGCACATGGGGCTCCATCTAAAGCAATTCAATGGTGATTGATAGCTGTTGAAAGGTACAGAGGGAAGAGGTGGCATTTCCAGTAAAGGAAGGAACAAGAGCAAAGTCAGATGAAGTTACTGTCTTACTTTAATCATGAGCAAGAGTAACCAAGATCCcaagattaaaaaatacattctcaaaaaagaaaaaaaaaagcaagaaacctTTTGACCTTCTTAGagttttttatatttaacaaGTTGAAGCTTTTGATATAAAAATTTCCCATATTCTTTAATTGCATATTGATTGTTTAATTATGTATTCATTCAGTTAGTAAATATTGTGCACCTGTGTAGTCTGAACTGACGTTGCCGAGGTGTGTGTAGTTGTACAAGAGACTccccagccacacccagtgggctgAATGTCAAATGCTACCCCTTTGGAACTTAAATTAGATGGAAGAAACAGTAATAAATAAGTGCAGAATGATCAGTAGTACTGATTATTTGGAGAAAAATAGGGAACAAAAATGGGGGTTTCAGGTAGGGGAGATAGTCAGACtggctggttttatttttaagaggacAGAAATCCTTCCTTACAGgtaatgtttttgaaaattttggggcaactccagcagtgcttaggtccAAGGCCTGCTCCATGctccctcctgctggggctctgaGGACTGTATgtggccagagattgaacctgtgttgtcagtgtgcagggcaagcaccctacccactgtactcggCCCTGCTCTTAGGTTGGTGAGAACAAACCTTGAGTGTGTGGAAGCAGAAAGAAGGGACCACAACTTTGAAAGCTATGAAGGTAGTTGGCCTAGTTGAATAACAGAAGAAAGTGATCAAGTGACAGGGAGGAAACAAATGGAGGAATTTATTGGCTCTTGCAAATGTGCTTTTTTTATGTAAGACTGAGATTGGATAGTTTAGGACTAGAAGTGAAATATTCTAACTTAaccttttaaaatgttcattggCAGGATAGTGAGAGACCTCAAAAGACTGAGTGTAGGCTTTGCATGGTGGAGCCCGGATTTGATCCTAAtagcaatgattcctgagtagcACTGGCAGTGgccaaaaagcagaaaggaaaaaacaaaaagacttgtGTTGAAAATAGAGTTTATAAAATGCCATTTTGGAGGTTGTGATAATTCATAGTGGTGATGCTGATCTGGAGCAGAAAGGCTGCAATTGGAGGTTCTGAGAAATGAAAggatttagaatatgattataacCTTGAAATCTGAGCAATTTTGATTACATTTCCCCTGCCAAGAAAGCTTGGTAAGAATTACGGTAAAGCCCCTCTGTAACATTCTTctaggttaaaagaaaaaaaaaaaaaggcctgtaGTAAGATATACAAATTGAAGGAAATAATGAATGTGTTGCAACTATTGTCAGTTGTTGTTAAGGATTTTACTTCATCCCAAAGTCGATTAGAAATGTGCTTTGTTCTTTATAGAAACTTTTTATGTTTAGGATCTTATAAAATGAATTCATACAAAGCAAAACTCCTAGCAACATAGGAAACAAAATGGGGCTTGGAGAGAGgcacattatatattttatagtgtATAATGTGAAAAAATGAACTAAAGATTTAATTGTTGaactttttttcatttgtcttcttGATTTAactacttcttttccttttgcatAAATGTCTTGCATGATATTTTAAGGATAAgattaaagaagaaagaattctATAGTTTCTCAGaactttttaaatgtgtttagGTGGTCCAGTGCCAAGGGACATATATCAGAGAATTAAAAAACTTGAGGATAAAATACTTGAATTGGAAGGTATCTCTCCTGAATATTTTCAGTCTGTGGtaagtactctctctctacccccctcctcccttttttctttctttatacatatagatgtatatacatacacacatacatatatatgtaattttattttctagccaCACCTAGAAAGGGCTGCTCTTgaatcagtgctcagaggttattcctgctGGTTCTTGAGAAACAGATGGAACTctggcctcctacatgcaaggcatgtgtgccAGCTTATTTGTCTCCTGACCCAAGtatattactctttttttaaaaaaaaaattgttttttttaagggcttactcatggctctgttttcaggatcacttgtggtggttaGGGGATCATTAGTGGTACCAGGTATAGAACTGGAATGTcaaatgcaaaacaagtgtctatACTTCGGCACTGTCGCTCTGGTCCCAAGTTTAATATTTAAGTAATCTTATTTTAGGGTAttgtatgaatatattttattcattgatcTATATGTGAAACAgttcaaagataaatgaacataTTAGTAGGGGGTTACTTAGTTCTCTAAAAGTTCTGATTCTGAATATTACTGACATAGTTTTCATTAAGTGATACTTTTATTGTAAATTGTCAAAATTCTCAAACCTCCATTTTCATGACATGATAGATAGATCAGCTTGAAAAGCAGTCAGTCCTtcactctggacttaatatcttggaataaacagaagcttcctctgGGCATCTCTGTCAGTTATCCCTTCTGTCTCTTTAATCCTCACTCTCCACAGACTCCTCTCCTCAGCTCAGACACGTTTACATTCCTCTCCCAGCTAAACAAACAGGCACCCACCTTTGTTTTTACCGTAACACCCAGACCTTTTGGAAGGTTGGTCTATAGTTGCCTAATTCTTCAACTGTAGCATTCATTAActtactcatttattcattcttacTCCTTTTTCCAAGAACATTTGAAAACAATGTTGTGGCTGATAAGGATAAGGATCTCTAACACATGAACTTGTTTCAGACCAGTACTCTTGAGTTCATTGTGCCATTTTTCAGTCTTCTGAGATGATTATTGCTTTTTCTgaggtttgatttttctttttcttctcttttcttttcttttcttttcatttttctttccttttttctttttttatttaaggcAGAACTATATttgaaagaagtaaaataaagtaaaagtgaaCAAAAAGTTTAGTTCACTAAATTTTTGGTGACATTTTTACAGTAACTTCTAATTTTCAAAAAACCTTTGTAACTTGTATTGAGCATAGGTCGGTATATGAACggtgaaaatatatataagtatgaaGCAATCTTTTTTGAGTTTTATATTGGAGTTTAGAGTCAGGTacagagaagaaatattttcaggGCAAGGGATATAGCTAAGTAGTAGAAAAACATGCCTGAGTGTAGGAGCCCCTGGTTTCTATATCCAGCctcaaaaaataagatgaaaaagtTTTTTGTAGACTAAAAAGGCACGTTTCACAACTCTGTGAAGCAAGTCTTAAATATCAAAAATTTAGAATGTTTCAGGGGTGCTGGATATTATGCCTCTTGCAGTCTACCCTgtttcaacccccagtaccacttatggtcttgagcacagagccaggagtaagcactgagcactgtcatgtgtgaccaccaaacaaaagtaa
This region includes:
- the MBIP gene encoding MAP3K12-binding inhibitory protein 1 isoform X2 — protein: MAAATELSRPVIGDRSVEMSGSPSPSQEVLCEVFRSWQTLAGQLNLRDDVVKITIDWNKLQSLSALQPALLFSALEQHVLYLQPFLAKLQPLIKEEDITVVEEKGKAETGNKDEVNARFPIDGLQEEEKHKDCDLGDVKKTQIHFDPEVVQIKAGKAEIDRRISAFIERKQAEINENNVREFCNVIDCNQENSCARTDAVFTPYPGFKSHVKVSRVVNTYGPQTRPEGAQGPGHKPNSLLRDCGNQAVEERLQNIEAHLRLQTGGPVPRDIYQRIKKLEDKILELEGISPEYFQSVNFSGKRRKVQPPQNYSLAELDEKISALKQALLRKSRETDSMATHHLP
- the MBIP gene encoding MAP3K12-binding inhibitory protein 1 isoform X1, which encodes MAAATELSRPVIGDRSVEMSGSPSPSQEVLCEVFRSWQTLAGQLNLRDDVVKITIDWNKLQSLSALQPALLFSALEQHVLYLQPFLAKLQPLIKEEDITVVEEKGKAETGNKDEVNARFPIDGLQEEEKHKDCDLGDVKKTQIHFDPEVVQIKAGKAEIDRRISAFIERKQAEINENNVREFCNVIDCNQENSCARTDAVFTPYPGFKSHVKVSRVVNTYGPQTRPEGAQGPGHKPNSLLRDCGNQAVEERLQNIEAHLRLQTGGPVPRDIYQRIKKLEDKILELEGISPEYFQSVNFSGKRRKVQPPQQNYSLAELDEKISALKQALLRKSRETDSMATHHLP